One part of the Truepera radiovictrix DSM 17093 genome encodes these proteins:
- the cas8c gene encoding type I-C CRISPR-associated protein Cas8c/Csd1, which produces MNLLSQLRDYELRMRAESERDETASDVLPFMYAMQKVRWEIRLREDGSFRDVLPRSGGEARGKDLGLPLAAPNIVRTVGIKPRLLMDNAEYALGLPKKANDKNTLKRHEAFKALVQACADATGEPSVRAVATFLKGHDPEAFRAMLEQRHPTFEADSNVMFTVEGVNPLELPSVQAFWAAQFAQDDEDGEGLTAECLITGDIGPVMEREPVKIKGIQGGQTSGMNLISANAQAFESYGLKASQIAPVRLEVAEQYANGLNRLLADPNTSLKVGGITYAFWTGAGAVPLVGESLREPPTGLRLRFKAQKTRGRQAHTEEVRAALWSLFTGKQHDLKPGAAFFAVGMTPSGSRIAVRTHLTSTVQEVVDRLAAYFAAQALAPLSENDRDAYDLRTLVSAMYRDVNKEHTAPDVDALVQFALAGRPLPYAFLVRLAGRSRAERRVTRPRAVLTKMVLLSRNWKELAMDKDTLEALNPNQQEPAYHLGRLLAVLDDIQYAVMPKANTTLVDRFYGSMSTTPYAVVGRLMQASQAHLQKLRKEKEGAYISKQRELENVMRHLTDIPAKPLSTAQQALFALGYYHQRAHISASIGERTAAKREREAQAKAEPATQPALLTDEGDAQ; this is translated from the coding sequence ATGAACCTGCTCAGCCAACTGCGCGATTACGAGCTGCGGATGCGCGCCGAGAGCGAACGTGACGAGACCGCGAGCGACGTGCTCCCCTTTATGTACGCCATGCAAAAGGTGCGCTGGGAGATCCGGCTGCGCGAGGACGGCAGCTTTCGGGACGTCCTGCCCCGCAGCGGGGGCGAGGCGCGGGGCAAGGACCTTGGTCTGCCGCTCGCCGCGCCCAACATCGTCCGCACCGTCGGCATCAAACCACGCCTCTTAATGGACAACGCCGAATACGCGCTGGGATTACCCAAGAAGGCGAACGATAAAAACACCCTAAAGCGCCACGAGGCGTTTAAAGCCCTCGTGCAAGCCTGCGCCGACGCCACCGGCGAACCGAGCGTCCGCGCCGTCGCCACCTTTTTGAAGGGCCACGACCCAGAGGCGTTTCGAGCGATGCTCGAGCAGCGCCACCCCACCTTTGAAGCTGACAGCAACGTGATGTTCACAGTTGAAGGTGTAAACCCGCTCGAGCTGCCTAGCGTGCAAGCCTTTTGGGCCGCGCAATTCGCCCAGGACGACGAGGACGGGGAGGGCCTCACCGCCGAGTGCCTCATTACGGGCGACATCGGCCCGGTGATGGAGCGCGAACCCGTCAAGATCAAGGGCATTCAGGGCGGGCAGACGAGCGGTATGAACCTGATTAGCGCCAACGCTCAAGCCTTCGAGTCCTATGGGCTGAAGGCTTCGCAGATCGCCCCCGTGAGGCTCGAGGTCGCCGAGCAATATGCCAACGGCTTAAACCGCCTCTTGGCCGACCCCAACACCAGCCTCAAAGTCGGGGGCATCACCTACGCCTTCTGGACGGGAGCGGGCGCGGTGCCCTTAGTGGGCGAAAGCCTGCGTGAGCCGCCGACGGGCCTACGCTTGCGGTTTAAGGCGCAGAAGACTCGAGGCAGGCAGGCGCACACCGAAGAGGTCCGCGCGGCACTCTGGAGCCTTTTCACCGGCAAACAGCACGACCTCAAACCCGGCGCGGCCTTCTTCGCTGTAGGCATGACGCCGAGCGGCAGCCGCATCGCCGTGCGCACGCACTTAACGAGCACCGTGCAGGAGGTCGTTGACCGGCTCGCTGCCTACTTCGCCGCGCAAGCGCTCGCCCCTCTAAGCGAAAACGACCGCGACGCCTACGACCTGCGCACCTTGGTGAGCGCCATGTACCGCGACGTGAACAAGGAGCACACCGCCCCCGACGTCGACGCGCTCGTGCAGTTCGCCCTGGCGGGTCGCCCGCTGCCCTATGCATTCCTGGTGCGCCTAGCGGGGCGCAGCCGCGCTGAGCGGCGCGTCACCCGCCCCCGCGCCGTGCTGACCAAGATGGTGCTGCTTTCTCGCAACTGGAAGGAGTTAGCGATGGACAAAGACACGCTCGAGGCCCTCAACCCGAATCAGCAGGAGCCCGCCTACCATTTGGGCCGCCTGCTCGCGGTGCTTGACGACATTCAGTACGCGGTGATGCCCAAGGCGAACACCACCCTGGTCGACCGCTTCTACGGCTCGATGAGCACCACCCCCTACGCCGTCGTCGGGCGCTTGATGCAAGCCTCCCAAGCGCATCTGCAAAAGCTCCGTAAGGAGAAGGAAGGGGCGTACATCAGCAAGCAACGCGAGCTAGAGAACGTCATGCGTCACTTGACGGACATCCCGGCAAAACCCCTCAGCACCGCCCAGCAAGCCCTCTTCGCGCTCGGCTACTACCACCAGCGCGCCCATATCAGCGCCAGCATAGGAGAGCGCACGGCCGCCAAGAGAGAACGTGAGGCGCAAGCCAAAGCCGAGCCCGCCACCCAACCCGCCCTGCTCACCGACGAAGGAGACGCCCAATGA
- the cas7c gene encoding type I-C CRISPR-associated protein Cas7/Csd2: MTATIQLPTDAANRHDFVLLFDVTNGNPNGDPDAGNLPRVDPETGLGIVTDVALKRKVRNYVDALKGTEERYKIYVQQGAILNNQHARAYSALGKDPKKANQADIGAAKAWMCENFYDIRTFGAVMSTDVNAGQVRGPVQLTFGRSVDPILGLDAAITRVALTKPDPKQAAEDETARSGTMGRKAYIPYGLYVAHGFFVPSFAKATGFDDNDLTLLWQALVNMWDLDRSASRGLTGCRGLYVFSHSSPLGNAPAHKLLERVQVRRKDGVEAPRAFSDYTVTVNQDDLPDEVQLHVLAEG, encoded by the coding sequence ATGACCGCAACCATCCAGCTCCCTACCGACGCCGCCAACCGCCACGACTTCGTGCTGCTCTTCGACGTGACCAACGGCAACCCCAACGGCGACCCGGACGCGGGCAACCTGCCGCGCGTCGACCCGGAAACGGGCCTAGGCATCGTCACGGACGTGGCCCTCAAGCGCAAGGTGCGCAACTACGTGGACGCGCTCAAGGGTACCGAGGAGCGCTACAAGATCTACGTGCAGCAGGGCGCGATTCTCAACAACCAGCACGCGCGCGCCTACAGCGCGCTCGGCAAAGACCCCAAGAAAGCCAACCAAGCGGACATCGGCGCGGCCAAGGCGTGGATGTGCGAGAACTTTTACGACATCCGCACCTTCGGCGCGGTCATGAGCACCGACGTGAACGCGGGCCAGGTGCGCGGGCCGGTGCAGCTCACCTTTGGCCGCAGCGTCGACCCGATTTTGGGCCTCGACGCCGCCATCACCCGTGTCGCGCTGACCAAACCCGACCCCAAGCAAGCCGCCGAGGACGAAACCGCCCGCAGCGGCACGATGGGGCGGAAAGCGTACATCCCCTACGGCCTCTACGTCGCACACGGCTTCTTCGTTCCGAGCTTCGCCAAAGCGACGGGCTTTGACGATAACGACCTAACGCTTCTTTGGCAGGCGCTCGTCAACATGTGGGACTTAGACCGCTCGGCCTCGAGAGGTCTCACGGGCTGCCGCGGGCTCTACGTCTTCAGCCATAGCAGCCCCCTTGGCAACGCACCTGCACACAAGCTTTTGGAGCGGGTGCAAGTGCGGCGCAAAGACGGGGTAGAAGCGCCAAGGGCTTTTTCGGATTACACCGTCACCGTCAACCAGGATGACTTGCCAGACGAGGTGCAGCTTCACGTCTTGGCCGAGGGCTGA
- the cmr1 gene encoding type III-B CRISPR module RAMP protein Cmr1 — protein sequence MPRTPPTAELPRLELKPPEQWTLHLKTITPMFGGSAETRQVDPEHPVRAASVRGHLRFWWRATAGAQYESADKLFKAESEIWGRVPQPLKDKDGKPKIDPHAHGKVRVEVAVTNPGQSIKPSSLGRAKGSPAQNGPLEGYFVHPFRENKKDNFPEAPGLTDVSFSVHLTFKDALSEAQMQQVKAAVRAWIAFGGVGARTRRGCGALTVMADQAEWLASDPEQLSEWFAGQREERVNHSVLLGARVFLSRPKEIAMEEVWRDLGRFWARFRKGHFTEKRPSYSPMSGGAWEDHSTLKRVRRGETIRLAKPYLGLPIVYQAFPNAFAGTLEAITSHGTRMASPVILKPCAFQDGVRGLVLVMSAPIPERISVKGQEHTLEVPQNDPVLRTLQARTPLEAVGIAAKKSGYSLEVTL from the coding sequence ATGCCACGCACGCCACCTACAGCCGAGCTGCCAAGGCTCGAGCTTAAGCCCCCTGAGCAGTGGACGCTACACCTCAAGACCATCACCCCCATGTTCGGCGGCAGCGCCGAGACCCGCCAGGTAGACCCCGAGCACCCCGTGCGCGCCGCCAGCGTGCGCGGGCATCTGCGCTTTTGGTGGCGAGCGACGGCGGGGGCGCAGTACGAAAGCGCCGACAAGCTCTTTAAAGCCGAGTCCGAGATTTGGGGCCGAGTGCCGCAGCCTCTAAAAGATAAAGACGGCAAGCCAAAGATAGACCCGCACGCGCACGGCAAGGTGCGGGTGGAGGTGGCGGTCACGAACCCAGGACAAAGCATCAAGCCTTCTTCCTTGGGAAGAGCCAAGGGCAGCCCCGCTCAGAACGGCCCCTTAGAGGGCTATTTCGTTCATCCATTTCGCGAAAACAAGAAGGACAACTTTCCGGAAGCGCCAGGACTGACGGACGTGTCTTTCTCGGTGCACTTGACCTTCAAGGACGCGCTGAGCGAGGCGCAGATGCAGCAGGTGAAGGCTGCCGTAAGGGCTTGGATTGCCTTTGGTGGTGTCGGTGCTCGCACGCGTCGCGGTTGTGGCGCTCTGACGGTGATGGCTGACCAAGCCGAATGGCTAGCGAGCGACCCAGAGCAGTTAAGTGAGTGGTTCGCGGGACAACGCGAGGAGAGGGTCAACCACAGCGTGCTGTTGGGTGCTAGGGTCTTCCTCTCGCGTCCGAAGGAAATAGCAATGGAGGAGGTGTGGCGCGACCTAGGACGTTTTTGGGCGCGGTTTCGCAAGGGCCACTTCACTGAGAAGCGCCCATCGTATAGCCCTATGAGCGGCGGGGCGTGGGAAGACCACAGCACGCTCAAGCGCGTTAGAAGGGGTGAGACAATACGTCTTGCCAAACCCTACTTGGGCCTGCCCATCGTCTATCAAGCCTTTCCCAACGCTTTTGCAGGGACACTCGAGGCCATCACCAGCCACGGCACGCGTATGGCCTCACCCGTCATCCTTAAACCCTGTGCCTTTCAGGACGGCGTTCGGGGGCTGGTGCTCGTCATGAGCGCGCCAATACCCGAGCGCATCTCGGTCAAGGGACAGGAGCACACCCTTGAGGTTCCACAAAATGACCCCGTCCTGCGGACACTGCAAGCACGAACACCGCTCGAGGCGGTAGGGATCGCCGCGAAAAAGAGCGGCTATAGCCTTGAGGTCACCCTGTGA
- the cas10 gene encoding type III-B CRISPR-associated protein Cas10/Cmr2: MTRHLISLSIGPVQDFIAAARRTADLYAGSQLLMEVVGAAAEEFAEEERIYPADTHSGGANKILAVVTGDPARRTENAEKRARERLQELWNKTIAPLGGHIDRERAEKQLASLLEIYAAWTPLLEGADGYARARQRVERLLAGRKALRDFPATQQNDEGVPKSPLDPAFAAVLRLERGQVPETLQERYGFKPTEVLDAVSLLKRLYGRGELKKVLNTHTLAHRAKHPDAPNSDEDDFVPDYAYFAILIADGDNMGKLLSARESEEAHHELSRRLDDFAERARDIVKEHSGMAVFAGGDDVLALLPVTTALACGQELSETFKHTVRGTLSTGIAIVHYREPLSISLNHARAAEKRAKAVDGKDAVCVALHTRGGAPLWVAQKWDKAEAIQTWQSATLPRGLPHELFELAREWPEDVGADILTAEAKRIAKRKSDQDAQAIPEAELNKWDFRRIDELQNFARQLILARFLSGKGDRA, from the coding sequence GTGACCCGCCACCTCATCTCACTTTCCATCGGCCCGGTGCAGGACTTCATCGCGGCAGCGCGCCGGACGGCCGACCTCTACGCGGGGTCGCAGCTTCTTATGGAAGTGGTAGGCGCAGCGGCAGAGGAATTTGCAGAGGAAGAGCGCATCTATCCCGCCGACACGCACTCCGGCGGCGCGAACAAGATTTTGGCCGTCGTCACGGGCGACCCGGCGCGGCGCACTGAGAATGCTGAAAAGCGCGCCAGGGAGCGGCTGCAAGAGCTTTGGAACAAGACCATCGCACCGCTTGGGGGCCACATCGACAGGGAGCGTGCGGAGAAACAGCTAGCGAGCCTGCTTGAAATCTACGCCGCCTGGACGCCGCTCCTTGAGGGTGCAGACGGCTACGCCAGGGCGCGGCAGCGGGTTGAACGGCTGCTCGCGGGGCGCAAGGCGCTGCGCGACTTTCCGGCGACGCAGCAAAACGACGAGGGCGTTCCCAAGTCGCCGCTCGACCCAGCCTTCGCGGCGGTGCTGAGGCTCGAGCGCGGACAGGTTCCCGAAACGCTGCAAGAGCGCTACGGCTTTAAGCCCACCGAAGTGTTGGACGCCGTATCGCTCCTCAAACGGCTCTACGGGCGCGGCGAACTCAAGAAGGTCTTAAACACGCACACGCTGGCCCACCGCGCCAAACACCCGGACGCTCCCAACAGTGACGAGGACGATTTCGTTCCCGATTACGCCTACTTCGCCATTTTGATTGCTGACGGCGACAACATGGGCAAGCTGCTGAGCGCCCGCGAGTCTGAGGAGGCGCACCACGAGCTGTCGCGCCGCCTTGACGACTTTGCCGAGCGAGCGCGGGACATCGTAAAGGAACATAGCGGCATGGCGGTCTTTGCCGGTGGCGACGACGTGCTCGCGCTCTTGCCCGTGACGACTGCGCTGGCGTGCGGCCAGGAGCTATCTGAAACCTTCAAGCACACGGTGCGCGGCACGCTCTCCACCGGCATCGCCATCGTCCACTACCGCGAACCGCTCAGCATCTCGCTAAACCACGCTCGAGCCGCCGAAAAGCGCGCCAAGGCCGTAGACGGCAAGGACGCCGTGTGCGTCGCGCTGCACACGCGCGGAGGCGCGCCCTTGTGGGTGGCGCAGAAGTGGGATAAAGCCGAGGCCATCCAAACCTGGCAGAGCGCAACCTTGCCCCGCGGCCTGCCGCACGAGCTGTTTGAACTGGCCCGCGAGTGGCCCGAGGACGTGGGCGCTGACATCCTCACCGCCGAAGCGAAGCGCATCGCCAAACGCAAATCCGACCAAGATGCCCAGGCAATCCCCGAAGCGGAGCTCAACAAGTGGGACTTTCGGCGCATCGATGAGCTTCAGAACTTCGCTCGCCAGCTCATCCTCGCCCGGTTCTTAAGCGGCAAGGGAGACCGCGCATGA